One genomic segment of Deltaproteobacteria bacterium HGW-Deltaproteobacteria-18 includes these proteins:
- a CDS encoding DNA-binding response regulator: protein MRILVVEDNPDILANLLDYLQLKGYTVDCAQDGLVGLHLAATQTHDLIVLDVMLPGIDGYQLCRRLREDARLDIPIIMLTARDTLDDRIQGFNTGADDYLVKPFALSELHARIQAVLRRTKGKRSHELRVADLIFDVNTLQVTRAGRTLRLHPFGLRLLEILMRKSPAVIRREELERELWGDNCPDSDSLRSHIHQLRQIVDKSFDSPLLHTVHGIGYRLAEQTDDR from the coding sequence ATGCGCATATTGGTCGTTGAAGACAACCCCGACATTCTCGCCAACCTGCTCGATTATCTCCAGCTCAAGGGCTACACAGTCGATTGCGCTCAGGATGGACTTGTAGGCCTGCACCTGGCAGCCACCCAGACACACGATCTGATCGTGCTGGACGTCATGCTGCCCGGCATCGACGGCTATCAGCTCTGCAGACGCCTGCGTGAGGACGCAAGGCTCGACATTCCGATCATCATGCTCACCGCCCGCGACACGCTTGACGATCGCATCCAGGGGTTCAACACCGGCGCCGACGACTATCTCGTCAAACCGTTCGCCCTGTCCGAGCTCCACGCCCGCATTCAGGCCGTGCTCCGACGGACCAAGGGGAAAAGGTCCCATGAACTGCGCGTCGCCGACCTCATCTTTGACGTTAATACCCTACAGGTGACCCGTGCCGGCCGGACGCTCAGGCTGCATCCCTTCGGCTTGAGGCTTCTTGAGATCCTGATGCGCAAAAGCCCTGCCGTAATCCGCCGTGAGGAACTGGAACGGGAACTCTGGGGGGACAACTGTCCGGACAGCGACAGCCTGCGCAGCCATATCCACCAGCTGCGCCAGATCGTGGACAAGTCCTTCGACTCGCCGCTGCTGCACACGGTGCACGGCATCGGCTATCGCCTGGCGGAGCAGACCGATGATCGCTAG
- a CDS encoding sulfatase has product MSLSKYAQVRCLAIVLGAWLVVFFLTRLVLLATHFGDVNTTLLGVLGIFGLGLVHDLSFLSYAALPIALYLVLCPASFWRSRWQPGILRGLIGLSLFVMLFTAVSEWMFWDEFGVRFNFIAVDYLVYSNEVINNILESYPVYPLLAILVMLSAVGVGLSGKIIDRIFRAPLLSLRGRGLLFAAAVGACLLVTAFVGQDFTVEGGNTVRRELAGNGPFQFFAAFRNNELDYDQLYATLPVEDLGGLLRQELAEPDSRFISADPLDIRRDIDNPGAVRRLNVILVTVESLSAKYLGSFGDSRNLTPNLDRLQPESLFFKNFYATGTRTDRGLEAITLSMPPTPGRSIVKRLGRETGYASLGRQLEARGYDSVFLYGGRGYFDNMNAFFSGNGYRIIDQTSVPEAEITFKNAWGMCDEDLYAQALRQADIDHAAGRPFFFQLMTTSNHRPYTYPEDRIDIPSGYGREGAVKYTDYAIGEFLKQARQKPWFEKTIFVFVADHNAGSAGKEDLPVAKYRIPLFIFAPKILKSRTVSTLASQIDLAPTLLGLLNLDYTSTFFGRNILRDDVASGRALIGNYQHLGLFDGQNLVILSPRQGMRRHEDALGLSDESSDSAADPLMRRNIAYYQGASHAFKTGLLRWVNEEAKEVSGTSPNLPDSGPYTYLDHPEK; this is encoded by the coding sequence ATGTCCCTTTCAAAATACGCTCAGGTGCGTTGCTTGGCCATCGTCCTGGGTGCATGGCTGGTTGTTTTCTTTCTTACCCGCCTCGTCTTGCTGGCAACTCACTTTGGAGATGTCAATACGACATTGCTTGGCGTCCTTGGCATCTTCGGGCTCGGCCTGGTTCACGATCTGAGTTTTCTCAGCTATGCAGCGCTGCCCATTGCCTTGTATCTTGTCCTTTGTCCCGCAAGTTTTTGGCGCAGTCGATGGCAACCAGGGATACTGCGCGGTCTGATCGGGTTGAGTCTATTCGTTATGCTCTTTACTGCCGTTTCGGAATGGATGTTCTGGGATGAGTTTGGGGTGCGCTTCAACTTCATAGCCGTCGATTATCTCGTGTATTCCAACGAGGTCATCAACAACATCCTGGAATCGTATCCCGTTTACCCACTTTTGGCGATACTGGTCATGCTTTCGGCAGTTGGCGTCGGCCTCTCAGGCAAAATCATCGACCGGATTTTTCGGGCGCCTCTTTTGTCACTGCGCGGGCGCGGGTTGCTGTTCGCGGCGGCCGTCGGGGCCTGTCTGCTCGTGACGGCCTTCGTGGGACAGGATTTTACCGTCGAAGGCGGGAACACCGTGCGCCGGGAACTTGCCGGCAATGGTCCTTTCCAGTTTTTCGCCGCGTTTCGCAATAACGAACTCGATTACGATCAGCTTTACGCCACATTGCCCGTTGAGGATCTCGGAGGGCTGCTTCGCCAGGAACTGGCCGAACCAGACTCCCGTTTCATCAGCGCGGATCCTCTTGATATCCGCCGGGATATCGACAACCCGGGGGCGGTCAGAAGGCTCAACGTCATCCTGGTCACGGTCGAGAGCCTGAGTGCGAAATACCTTGGATCCTTCGGCGATTCTCGCAATCTGACGCCGAATCTGGACCGGTTGCAGCCTGAGAGCCTGTTTTTCAAGAATTTTTATGCTACCGGCACACGCACTGACCGGGGATTGGAAGCCATCACGCTGTCCATGCCTCCGACCCCGGGACGATCCATTGTCAAACGCCTCGGCCGGGAAACCGGATACGCCAGTCTGGGCAGACAACTGGAGGCCCGCGGCTATGACAGCGTCTTCCTGTATGGCGGACGCGGTTATTTCGACAACATGAATGCGTTCTTCAGCGGCAACGGGTACCGCATCATCGACCAGACCAGCGTGCCTGAGGCGGAGATCACGTTCAAGAATGCCTGGGGCATGTGCGACGAGGATCTTTACGCTCAGGCGCTGCGGCAGGCCGACATCGATCACGCGGCGGGCAGGCCGTTTTTCTTTCAGCTCATGACCACATCGAATCACCGTCCCTACACCTATCCCGAAGATCGTATCGACATTCCTTCAGGATATGGCCGGGAAGGCGCCGTCAAATACACTGACTATGCCATCGGAGAATTCTTGAAGCAGGCGCGGCAAAAACCCTGGTTTGAAAAGACGATTTTCGTTTTTGTCGCCGATCACAATGCGGGGAGTGCAGGCAAGGAGGACCTCCCGGTTGCCAAGTACCGGATTCCCTTGTTCATATTTGCACCCAAAATTCTGAAGTCCCGGACGGTTTCGACACTCGCCAGCCAGATCGATCTGGCTCCGACTCTGCTTGGCCTCTTGAACCTCGATTACACGTCGACATTCTTTGGACGCAACATCTTGCGTGACGATGTTGCGTCTGGGCGGGCGCTGATCGGAAATTATCAGCATCTTGGTCTGTTTGACGGCCAGAATCTTGTGATTTTGAGCCCCCGTCAGGGCATGCGTCGCCATGAAGACGCGCTGGGGTTGAGTGACGAGTCAAGTGACAGCGCCGCCGATCCGTTGATGCGGCGTAATATTGCTTATTATCAGGGTGCCAGCCATGCATTCAAGACGGGTCTTCTCCGTTGGGTGAACGAGGAGGCGAAAGAGGTGAGCGGAACAAGTCCAAACCTGCCTGACTCTGGTCCTTATACATATCTGGACCACCCGGAGAAATGA
- a CDS encoding SLC13 family permease, whose amino-acid sequence MTYDQALIMAIIAAVIGMFLWGRWRHDMVAIGALVLCVLTGLIEPQAAFAGFGHPAVVTVACVLVLSRGLQSSGAVDVLTRTVLPSSAGPTLSIAALAALAAVLSGFMNNVGALALLMPVAIQVAGRLDLPPGKVLMPLAFGSILGGTTTLIGTPPNLIIAGFRADQPGTSAFGMFDFSMVGLPLTLAGVVFISLVGWRLVPARRQAGAAGFETSAYITEVRVPDGSASEGKQVQEITAVLQELDVQMLDLVRHDLHVRSPRPGKIVRAGDILILEADVGALSEVLSRLDLKLEEDKQQVDPEHKDALTGDEDPFDDEVETTETGVGDTPSNSVEGSSEELSDLEASEEESGDSGRETETSLMEMAVLPESRIVGSSASDLLLRTRYGINLLAVARQGECTMARLRSLLIKPGDVLLMQGQTDSLNSFAGSSGCVPLAQRDLRIPDKRKALMATGIMVISVSLAAFGLLPAEVSFAAGVLASMALRTLPMRSVYEAVDWPVVVLLAGLLPVAGAMQSTGAADLIARLLLENVAQGNPFVGLAVVMVTTMMLTDLMNNAATAAVMAPIGLGAAIQLGVNPDTFLMAVAIGASCAFLTPIGHQNNTLILGPGGFSFGDYWRMGLPTDLVVLALGLPLLVWFWPL is encoded by the coding sequence ATGACCTATGACCAAGCCCTCATCATGGCGATCATAGCCGCTGTCATCGGCATGTTCCTGTGGGGTAGGTGGCGGCACGACATGGTGGCCATCGGGGCGCTCGTGCTTTGCGTGTTGACAGGATTGATCGAGCCGCAGGCAGCTTTTGCGGGATTTGGTCATCCCGCCGTGGTTACCGTGGCTTGCGTGCTGGTGCTGAGCCGCGGCCTGCAATCTTCCGGCGCGGTGGATGTGCTGACCAGGACTGTATTGCCGTCCAGCGCCGGCCCTACGCTCAGCATCGCCGCCCTGGCCGCCCTGGCTGCGGTGCTGTCGGGCTTCATGAACAATGTCGGCGCGCTGGCCCTGCTGATGCCGGTCGCTATCCAGGTCGCCGGACGCCTTGACCTGCCTCCCGGCAAGGTCTTGATGCCTTTGGCCTTCGGGTCGATTCTGGGCGGCACCACAACCCTGATCGGCACTCCACCGAACCTGATCATCGCGGGTTTTCGAGCCGACCAGCCGGGCACGAGCGCCTTCGGAATGTTCGATTTTTCAATGGTCGGCCTGCCGCTGACCCTGGCGGGAGTCGTCTTTATCTCCCTCGTTGGCTGGCGTCTTGTCCCGGCGCGCAGACAGGCGGGAGCCGCGGGATTTGAAACGAGCGCCTACATCACCGAGGTCCGCGTGCCGGACGGCAGCGCCTCTGAAGGCAAGCAGGTGCAGGAGATCACGGCGGTTCTGCAGGAGCTTGACGTCCAGATGCTGGATCTTGTGCGACACGACCTCCATGTCCGTTCCCCTCGGCCCGGCAAGATAGTGCGTGCCGGAGACATCCTGATCCTGGAGGCTGATGTGGGGGCTCTGAGTGAAGTGCTTTCACGTCTTGATCTCAAGCTGGAAGAGGACAAACAGCAGGTGGATCCAGAGCATAAGGATGCCCTGACTGGGGATGAAGATCCGTTCGATGATGAAGTGGAAACGACGGAGACGGGCGTGGGTGATACTCCGTCGAACAGTGTCGAAGGCAGTTCCGAAGAGCTGTCGGACCTTGAGGCGTCTGAAGAAGAATCCGGGGACTCAGGGCGCGAGACGGAGACTTCGCTGATGGAAATGGCCGTGCTGCCGGAGTCCAGGATTGTCGGCAGTTCGGCCAGCGATCTCTTGCTGCGGACCCGTTACGGCATAAATCTGCTTGCTGTTGCCCGTCAGGGAGAATGCACCATGGCCCGGTTGCGATCTCTGCTGATCAAGCCCGGCGACGTGCTTTTGATGCAGGGGCAGACTGACAGCCTGAACAGCTTCGCGGGCAGTTCGGGCTGCGTGCCGCTGGCCCAGAGGGATCTGCGCATCCCCGACAAGCGCAAGGCGCTCATGGCCACGGGCATCATGGTGATTTCTGTGAGTTTGGCTGCCTTTGGGCTGCTTCCCGCGGAAGTCTCTTTCGCCGCCGGAGTACTGGCATCCATGGCGCTGCGCACGTTGCCCATGCGCTCGGTTTACGAGGCGGTGGACTGGCCGGTGGTTGTGCTGCTGGCGGGGCTTTTGCCCGTTGCCGGGGCCATGCAGAGCACGGGCGCGGCCGATCTCATCGCGCGCCTGCTGCTTGAGAACGTGGCCCAGGGCAATCCCTTTGTCGGACTGGCGGTGGTCATGGTCACGACCATGATGCTGACCGATCTCATGAACAACGCCGCAACGGCGGCCGTGATGGCTCCCATCGGGCTGGGTGCGGCGATCCAGCTCGGCGTCAATCCGGACACTTTCCTGATGGCCGTTGCCATTGGTGCCTCGTGCGCCTTTCTGACCCCCATCGGGCACCAGAACAACACCCTGATCCTTGGCCCCGGGGGATTCAGTTTCGGCGACTACTGGCGCATGGGGTTGCCTACGGATTTGGTGGTCCTTGCCCTCGGACTCCCGCTTCTGGTCTGGTTCTGGCCCCTGTAG
- the tsaA gene encoding tRNA (N6-threonylcarbamoyladenosine(37)-N6)-methyltransferase TrmO: MDEISVRPIGVINSPFTDRANMPIQPCGARDVPGRIVLEETLAPGLRDLEGFSHIYLLYHFHMSQGFDLTIVPFMEPAKRGLFSTRAPRRPNQIGMSIVRLERIEGNILHILDVDVLDGTPLLDIKPYFRTFDSFPEAVSGWAEAHQDEAGRVRSDKRFVDPKA; encoded by the coding sequence ATGGATGAAATCAGCGTCCGGCCCATCGGCGTCATCAATTCCCCTTTCACCGACAGGGCCAACATGCCCATCCAGCCTTGCGGCGCTCGCGATGTACCCGGCCGGATTGTGCTGGAGGAAACGCTGGCCCCCGGCCTGAGGGACCTGGAGGGATTTTCCCACATCTATCTGCTCTACCACTTCCACATGAGCCAAGGCTTCGACCTGACCATCGTTCCTTTCATGGAACCGGCCAAGCGCGGCCTCTTTTCCACCCGCGCCCCAAGACGCCCCAACCAGATCGGAATGTCCATCGTGAGGCTGGAGCGCATCGAAGGCAACATCCTGCACATCCTCGACGTGGATGTCCTGGACGGCACCCCGCTTCTGGACATCAAGCCCTATTTCAGAACCTTCGACTCCTTCCCCGAAGCCGTCTCCGGCTGGGCCGAAGCCCATCAGGACGAGGCCGGCCGGGTGCGCTCCGACAAACGCTTCGTAGATCCCAAGGCATAA
- a CDS encoding ArsR family transcriptional regulator, giving the protein MTTPPQASSWTFLTNHTHVLFCLSRDPGVRMKDIATEVGITERAVQHIVADLRAAGYLIGSREGRRVRYTILRDQRLRHPLESGCCIGDVLEVLERFTEVSR; this is encoded by the coding sequence ATGACCACTCCCCCCCAGGCGTCCTCCTGGACGTTTTTGACCAATCATACGCATGTCCTGTTCTGCCTGTCCCGGGATCCGGGAGTGCGCATGAAGGACATTGCCACCGAGGTCGGCATCACGGAGCGTGCCGTCCAGCATATCGTTGCCGACTTGCGTGCTGCCGGTTATCTGATCGGATCGCGCGAAGGCCGACGGGTCAGGTATACCATCCTTCGCGACCAGCGCCTGCGCCATCCCCTGGAAAGCGGCTGTTGCATTGGCGACGTCCTTGAAGTTCTGGAACGCTTTACGGAAGTTTCAAGATGA
- a CDS encoding 2-dehydropantoate 2-reductase, which yields METLIIGAGAMGGLFATLLAPLIPVSLFTTNAEHAETINRTGLTLTGMDGRVRRTSAKALTDPGQYGRRADLILLCTKARSTPQASEIAKQLLAGDGVVLTLQNGLGNLELIQAAVGTSRAAAGITAQAATLLGPGQIRHAGSGPTVLAAGTGQEKKIAAIAALFNQAGISTSVTQDVDALLWSKLLVNVGINALTAVLRVPNGTLAEIPECEALMAQAVAEAETVARALGVSLSGDAQLERVKKVCAMTRKNQSSMLQDISKGRPTEIDVINGAVVRKGAEHGIPTPVNKLLTDLIKALEATSPERIPLTCRKLRPA from the coding sequence ATGGAGACATTGATCATTGGCGCCGGGGCGATGGGCGGACTGTTTGCAACCCTGCTTGCTCCGCTGATTCCGGTGAGCCTCTTCACCACCAATGCCGAACACGCCGAGACCATCAACCGGACCGGACTCACCCTCACCGGCATGGATGGCCGGGTCCGCAGGACTTCGGCCAAGGCACTGACCGATCCAGGTCAGTACGGCCGCCGGGCCGACCTGATCCTGCTCTGCACCAAGGCCCGCTCGACCCCTCAGGCCAGCGAAATCGCAAAGCAACTGCTGGCCGGGGACGGAGTGGTGCTCACCCTTCAGAACGGGCTCGGCAACCTTGAGCTCATCCAGGCTGCGGTCGGCACCTCCCGCGCCGCCGCCGGAATCACCGCCCAGGCGGCCACCCTGCTCGGACCCGGACAGATCCGCCATGCCGGAAGCGGCCCCACCGTACTGGCCGCAGGCACCGGACAGGAAAAAAAGATCGCCGCCATCGCCGCACTGTTCAACCAGGCTGGGATCTCCACCAGCGTCACCCAAGACGTCGATGCCCTGCTCTGGTCCAAGCTTCTGGTCAACGTGGGTATCAACGCCCTGACCGCAGTGCTGCGGGTCCCCAACGGCACGCTGGCCGAAATCCCGGAATGCGAAGCCCTCATGGCCCAGGCCGTGGCCGAGGCCGAAACCGTGGCCCGGGCTCTGGGCGTCAGCCTGTCTGGCGACGCGCAGCTCGAAAGAGTCAAAAAGGTCTGCGCAATGACCAGGAAAAACCAGTCCTCGATGCTCCAGGACATCAGCAAGGGCAGGCCCACCGAAATCGACGTCATCAACGGCGCCGTCGTCCGCAAGGGCGCCGAACACGGCATACCCACTCCGGTCAACAAACTGTTGACGGATCTGATCAAAGCGCTCGAAGCCACATCCCCTGAGCGAATCCCCCTTACCTGTAGAAAGCTCCGTCCGGCATAA
- a CDS encoding lipid A biosynthesis acyltransferase, with protein MAFRCLGIFMEYLSQWWLLAFGFVGQIFFFMRFFSQWIVSEKAKKSIIPVNFWYFSLFGSIFLLAYAILRRDFVFIFGQAAGLIIYTRNIFLIKREKIKTA; from the coding sequence ATGGCGTTTAGATGCCTTGGAATATTTATGGAATATTTATCGCAGTGGTGGTTATTAGCTTTTGGTTTTGTAGGCCAGATTTTTTTCTTCATGCGATTTTTTTCTCAGTGGATTGTTTCTGAGAAAGCAAAAAAAAGTATAATTCCAGTAAATTTTTGGTACTTTAGTTTGTTTGGAAGTATTTTTTTGCTTGCCTATGCAATACTTCGGCGAGATTTTGTATTTATTTTTGGACAAGCTGCTGGTTTGATAATTTATACTAGAAATATATTCCTTATTAAGCGTGAAAAAATAAAGACTGCTTGA
- a CDS encoding DUF533 domain-containing protein: MSIMNLLDQLLQSGQGALQNAGNRGNATAQGNPLGSLLTGAGGGALAAGTIGVLMGSKKARKMGGAALKYGGLAALGLVAYKAFSTWQQNNASTTQVQQPRTLDRIPAPEAEFHGKAVLRAIIAAAKADGHIDDRERQLIDQSIAQLTSDLELQSWVDQELRKPMDPAEIATSATTPEIAAEMYLASLLMVDEENFMERAYLDELARKMNLDPSFKMELERQAKLAHG; this comes from the coding sequence ATGAGCATTATGAATCTTCTTGATCAGTTGCTTCAGTCAGGACAGGGCGCACTGCAAAATGCCGGAAACCGGGGGAATGCAACGGCCCAAGGGAATCCCCTGGGTTCCCTGCTCACGGGTGCGGGAGGCGGCGCCTTGGCTGCCGGGACAATAGGTGTGCTCATGGGCAGCAAAAAGGCGCGAAAGATGGGAGGAGCGGCTCTCAAATACGGCGGCTTGGCGGCGCTAGGCCTGGTGGCCTACAAGGCTTTCAGCACCTGGCAGCAGAACAACGCCTCCACTACCCAGGTACAGCAACCCCGTACGCTCGACAGGATTCCTGCTCCCGAGGCGGAATTTCATGGCAAGGCGGTTCTGCGGGCCATTATCGCAGCCGCAAAGGCGGATGGCCATATCGACGATCGTGAACGGCAATTGATCGACCAGAGCATCGCGCAGTTGACCAGTGACCTGGAGTTGCAGTCCTGGGTCGACCAGGAACTGCGCAAGCCCATGGACCCTGCGGAAATCGCGACTTCGGCCACGACTCCCGAGATTGCAGCCGAAATGTACCTGGCCAGTCTGCTGATGGTGGACGAGGAAAATTTCATGGAGCGTGCTTATCTGGATGAACTGGCTCGCAAAATGAATTTGGATCCGTCTTTCAAGATGGAGCTGGAACGCCAGGCCAAGTTGGCACATGGCTGA
- a CDS encoding sensor histidine kinase yields MIASLPFSKRIVSAFVLMTVIVSGSFSLGIVAVVHFVETQLITKELHGKLSTVLHEDIKAGRIPRLDARTRFFASNSAEHPIPERFADFPEGFTEIEDEHDAAYIYLTELNGIRYMLLQEQQEFEDREEILFSVVLAGFLLSIVSAWGLGSIMARKVMKPVARLARQVRHVDQLASLPAPLAPGYSDDEIGHLASAFDTTLGQLRQSIERERLFTSDVSHELRTPLMVISTSCELLLENQLQAGQRAQIERIARAAKEMGDLVRTFLILARTGPPDIVEPEALTLVEVAREQAEQWEPAIRAKGLDFELIDAGADSAGHNPTFLRTVMSNLLRNAWHYTTEGKICIVLRNDGFSIEDTGMGVSVDEKKIIFQPFFRGKRARGDGLGLGLSLVKRICEYQEWEIEIQKNTPSGSIFNILFKTK; encoded by the coding sequence ATGATCGCTAGCCTGCCCTTCTCCAAGCGCATAGTCAGCGCCTTCGTTCTCATGACGGTAATTGTCAGCGGCTCCTTTTCCCTGGGGATTGTAGCCGTCGTCCATTTTGTCGAAACACAGCTCATAACAAAAGAACTGCACGGCAAACTGAGCACTGTTCTCCATGAAGACATCAAGGCAGGAAGGATCCCGCGGCTTGACGCGAGAACCCGTTTTTTCGCATCGAACTCCGCCGAGCATCCGATCCCGGAACGCTTCGCAGACTTCCCCGAAGGGTTCACGGAGATCGAGGATGAACACGATGCCGCCTATATCTACCTCACCGAACTTAATGGGATTCGATACATGCTCCTCCAGGAGCAGCAGGAATTTGAGGACCGGGAGGAAATTCTCTTCTCGGTCGTTCTGGCGGGTTTTCTGCTCTCCATCGTCAGCGCCTGGGGACTTGGCTCGATCATGGCCAGAAAAGTGATGAAACCGGTTGCCCGTCTGGCCAGACAAGTCCGACACGTTGATCAGCTTGCCTCTTTGCCGGCCCCCCTGGCACCGGGCTATTCCGATGATGAAATAGGTCATCTGGCGTCCGCTTTCGACACCACGCTCGGACAACTCAGGCAATCCATCGAACGCGAACGACTCTTCACCAGCGACGTCAGCCATGAACTGCGAACTCCACTGATGGTCATCTCGACATCGTGCGAACTTCTGCTGGAAAATCAGCTGCAAGCCGGGCAACGCGCCCAGATTGAACGCATCGCCCGAGCCGCCAAGGAAATGGGCGACCTTGTCAGGACATTTCTGATACTCGCGCGAACAGGCCCTCCCGACATCGTGGAACCGGAAGCGCTTACGCTGGTCGAGGTGGCACGGGAACAGGCGGAACAGTGGGAACCGGCCATCCGCGCCAAGGGACTCGACTTCGAACTGATCGACGCCGGGGCGGATTCAGCCGGCCATAACCCGACTTTCCTGCGCACGGTCATGTCCAACCTCTTGCGAAATGCTTGGCACTACACAACCGAAGGAAAGATTTGCATCGTTTTACGCAATGACGGGTTCAGCATTGAAGATACGGGAATGGGCGTCTCTGTCGATGAAAAAAAAATTATCTTTCAGCCATTTTTTAGAGGCAAAAGAGCACGGGGAGATGGACTGGGACTGGGACTGTCACTCGTGAAACGAATATGCGAATACCAGGAATGGGAAATAGAAATCCAAAAGAACACACCAAGCGGGAGTATATTCAACATCTTATTCAAAACAAAATAA
- a CDS encoding calcium/sodium antiporter (YrbG; inner membrane protein involved in cell envelope integrity; putative sodium ion/calcium ion exchanger; in E. coli it is non essential for cell viability; member of the YRBG family of cation/Ca2+ exchangers), which produces MALALIAVICGLVLLVWSADRFVEGSASSARHFGMPPLLIGMVIVGFGTSAPEMVVSALAALQGKPGIALGNAYGSNITNIALILGLTALISPIAVHSRVLRKELPILAAVTFMAAWQLFDSEVTQFEAAMLLAVFVGLMAWTIWQGLRNKEDAMGSEMEQELDVHAMPLRRAIFWMLAGLVLLIVSSRILVWGAVEIAHGFGVSDLIIGLTIVAVGTSLPELASSIIAARKGEHDIALGNILGSNLFNTLAVVGIAGMIGPMTVEAEVFTRDILVMTALTLLLFVIGYGFRGPGRINRVEGALLLACYAGYTAYLISTVF; this is translated from the coding sequence ATGGCACTAGCTCTTATCGCCGTTATCTGTGGCCTTGTTCTTCTGGTGTGGAGCGCCGATCGTTTTGTCGAAGGCTCGGCCTCCAGCGCCCGACATTTCGGCATGCCGCCGCTTCTGATCGGCATGGTGATAGTCGGCTTCGGCACCTCCGCGCCCGAAATGGTGGTCTCGGCCCTGGCCGCCTTGCAGGGCAAGCCGGGAATTGCGCTTGGCAACGCCTACGGCTCGAACATCACCAACATCGCGCTGATCCTGGGTCTCACTGCGCTTATCAGCCCCATCGCCGTGCATTCGCGGGTTCTGCGCAAGGAGTTGCCCATTCTCGCGGCCGTGACCTTCATGGCGGCATGGCAGCTCTTCGATAGTGAAGTTACGCAGTTCGAAGCCGCGATGCTCCTTGCCGTGTTCGTCGGCCTGATGGCCTGGACGATATGGCAAGGGTTGCGGAACAAAGAGGATGCAATGGGAAGCGAGATGGAGCAGGAACTGGATGTCCACGCCATGCCTCTGCGACGAGCGATCTTCTGGATGCTGGCCGGGCTTGTGCTGCTCATCGTGAGCTCCCGCATCCTGGTTTGGGGAGCGGTTGAAATCGCCCACGGCTTTGGAGTCAGCGACCTGATCATCGGTCTGACCATAGTCGCAGTAGGCACCTCGCTCCCGGAACTGGCCTCTTCGATCATTGCCGCCCGAAAAGGAGAGCATGACATTGCCCTTGGAAACATCCTGGGTTCCAACCTGTTCAACACCCTGGCGGTGGTGGGCATCGCCGGCATGATCGGCCCCATGACCGTCGAGGCGGAGGTGTTCACCCGGGACATACTGGTCATGACCGCACTGACCCTGTTGCTGTTCGTCATCGGCTACGGCTTTCGGGGACCGGGGCGCATCAATCGCGTCGAGGGAGCTTTGCTGCTGGCCTGCTACGCGGGCTACACGGCCTACCTGATCAGTACGGTTTTCTGA